In Falco biarmicus isolate bFalBia1 chromosome 7, bFalBia1.pri, whole genome shotgun sequence, a single window of DNA contains:
- the MAPK6 gene encoding mitogen-activated protein kinase 6, with amino-acid sequence MAEKFESLMNIHGFDLGSRYMDLKPLGCGGNGLVFSAVDNDCDKRVAVKKIVLTDPQSVKHALREIKIIRRLDHDNIVKVFEILGPSGSQLTDDVGSLTELNCVYIVQEYMETDLANLLEQGPLLEDHARLFMYQLLRGLKYIHSANVLHRDLKPANLFINTEDLVLKIGDFGLARIMDPHYSHKGHLSEGLVTKWYRSPRLLLSPNNYTKAIDMWAAGCIFAEMLTGKTLFAGAHELEQMQLILESIPVVHEEDRQELLNVIPVYIRNDMTEPHKPLTQLLPGISPEALDFLEQILTFSPMDRLTAEEALSHPYMSIYSFPTDEPISSHPFHIEDEVDDILLMDESHSHIYNWERYHESQFSDHDWPIHNNYEADEVQRDPRALSDVTDEEEVQVDPRKYLDGDREKYLEDPAFDTHFSTEPCWQYSDHHENKYCDLECSHTCNYKMRSSSYLDNLVWRDSEVNHYYEPKLIIDLSNWKEQSKEKSDKKGKSKCEKNGLVKAQIALEEASQQLVEKEREKNQGFDFDSFIAETIQLSLQHESTDVDKLNDLNSSVSQIELKGLISKSVSREKQEKGMANLAQLEALYQTSWDSQFVSSGEECFLIDQFCCEVRKDEQVEKENTYTSYLDKFFSKKEDAEMLEPEPVEEGKLGEKEREESFLSNSGELLFNKQLEAIGIPQFHSPVGSPLKSIQATLTPSAMKSSPQIPHKTYSSILKHLN; translated from the exons atggcagaaaaatttGAAAGTCTCATGAACATTCATGGTTTTGATCTGGGCTCTCGGTATATGGACTTAAAACcactgggctgtggtggaaatGGCTTAGTTTTTTCTGCTGTCGATAATGACTGTGACAAGAGAGTGGCTGTCAAGAAAATTGTCCTTACAGATCCCCAGAGTGTTAAACATGCTCTACGTGAGATCAAAATTATTAGAAGACTTGACCACGATAACATTGTCAAAGTATTTGAAATTCTTGGTCCTAGTGGAAGCCAGTTAACAGATGATGTGGGCTCCCTTACAGAATTGAACTGTGTTTACATTGTCCAGGAATACATGGAGACAGATCTGGCTAATCTGCTAGAGCAAGGCCCTTTACTGGAAGATCATGCCAGACTTTTCATGTACCAGCTGCTACGTGGGCTCAAGTATATTCACTCTGCAAATGTTCTGCATAGAGATCTCAAACCAGCTAATCTTTTCATTAATACTGAAGACTTGGTGCTGAAGATTGGTGACTTTGGTCTTGCACGAATCATGGATCCTCATTATTCCCACAAG gGCCATCTTTCTGAAGGATTGGTTACTAAATGGTACAGGTCACCCCGTCTTTTGCTTTCTCCTAACAACTACACTAAAGCCATCGACATGTGGGCTGCAGGTTGCATCTTTGCTGAAATGCTGACTGGGAAGACCCTCTTTGCAG GTGCGCATGAACTTGAACAGATGCAGTTGATCCTAGAATCAATTCCTGTTGTACATGAGGAGGACCGTCAGGAGCTTCTCAATGTAATTCCAGTTTACATTCGAAACGATATGACTGAGCCACACAAACCTTTAACTCAGCTGCTTCCAGGCATCAGTCCTGAAG CACTGGACTTTTTGGAGCAAATTTTGACATTTAGTCCCATGGATCGATTGACAGCAGAAGAAGCTTTGTCCCATCCTTATATGAGCATTTATTCCTTTCCAACGGATGAGCCTATTTCAAGTCATCCTTTTCACATTGAAGATGAGGTTGATGATATTCTGCTGATGGATGAGAGTCACAGCCATATTTATAATTGGGAAAG ATACCATGAAAGTCAGTTTTCAGACCATGACTGGCCTATTCATAATAACTATGAAGCTGATGAAGTTCAGCGTGATCCAAGGGCTCTTTCTGATGTTACTGATGAGGAAGAAGTGCAAGTAGATCCTCGCAAATATTTGGATGGAGATCGTGAAAAGTATCTGGAGGATCCTGCCTTTGACACCCACTTCTCTACTGAGCCTTGCTGGCAGTATTCAGATCACCATGAAAACAAGTACTGTGATCTGGAATGTAGTCACACTTGTAATTACAAAATGAGGTCATCTTCGTACCTAGATAACTTAGTTTGGCGAGACAGTGAAGTTAACCATTACTATGAGCCCAAGCTTATTATAGATCTTTCAAACTGGAAGgaacagagcaaagaaaagtcTGATAAGAAAGGCAAGTCTAAATGTGAAAAGAATGGGTTGGTGAAAGCTCAGATAGCACTTGAGGAAGCATCACAGCAACTCgttgaaaaagaaagggagaagaatcAAGGATTTGACTTTGATTCGTTCATAGCAGAAACCATTCAGCTTAGTTTACAACACGAGTCTACTGATGTTGATAAATTAAATGACTTGAATAGCTCAGTGTCTCAGATAGAGTTGAAAGGATTAATATCAAAGTCAGtaagcagagagaagcaggaaaaaggaaTGGCTAATTTGGCACAGTTAGAAGCTCTGTACCAAACTTCTTGGGACAGTCAGTTTGTAAGTAGCGGGGAGGAGTGCTTCCTCATAGACCAGTTCTGTTGTGAAGTCAGGAAAGATGAACaggttgaaaaagaaaatacttacaCCAGTTATTTGGACAAATTTTTTAGTAAGAAAGAAGATGCTGAAATGCTAGAACCTGAGCCAGTAGAAGAGGGGAAGcttggggagaaggaaagagaagagagctTTCTCAGTAACAGTGGAGAACTCCTCTTCAACAAGCAGCTTGAGGCTATAGGTATTCCTCAGTTTCACAGCCCCGTTGGTTCGCCACTGAAATCAATACAGGCCACGTTAACACCTTCTGCTATGAAATCATCTCCCCAGATTCCCCACAAAACGTACAGCAGCATTCTGAAACATCTAAATTAA